Below is a genomic region from Henckelia pumila isolate YLH828 chromosome 3, ASM3356847v2, whole genome shotgun sequence.
TAAACTAGTATGATGTGATAATTATGCTCAGTGTACCATTTTGTATTTAGCTTGCCGTATATAATTCTGGGTTAGGAATATTCTAGAAATGGACAGAATATGATATCTGATTGGTCCAagtactctatatatatattgtacagTAACATTGTAATTGtattttattcattaattgagtgAAAGAAACCTCACTAGTAGAATTCTTAAAAATCCTTGTTATTCATATTTTCTATATGCAGTCTATTACAAAGAATCAATAAAATCTTCAACCAATAGCAGGTTTGCAATGCATCTACTCTAACACCACATTCATGTGTTGTGATGAAATAATTAAGCAGATTGCTTAGCAGCATCAGGGACACACAAGGGTGGATTCTGTTTTCCGATCAAGCTAGGCTTGACATTGTTGCATTTGGTGGTGATATTGCCTAGTCTTCCATCGTATTTAAGATCGATGTCGCCCACCTGAACATTTTCACAAGGCTTAGTCGCGCTGCAGATGAGTTTCACTGCGACCGGATCATTTGTCGTGCCCCTAATTTTGCCCATTTTCACGTTGCTGATCTTAACGAGCGATGGAgtctacatatatatataataaaatggaAAAAATCAAATGTTAGCGTATTAATGCCCATTTATCAAGTGTAAAGTAATAAGTAAATGATGGTATGAGATGAATTACGTCAAGTTTGCACAGGTTGTATGGGCAATATTCTTGATCTATGACAATGGGGTACGTGACATTTTCCATGATAAGGTCTTCGAATTCTAGATTGGTGACCTGCAAAGTGGCGGGAGCTGATGGCCAAGTTTTGATCCTAACCCCATTCTGTGTGCCGATGAAGGTGCAGTTCTTGACATAGATCCCCACAACATCCTCTTCTGTTGTGGACCTGCCCAAGCTTCCGACGCTGATCCCATGACCGGGCCCGCACATCACGTTTTGGATGTGTACTTGCTGTAATCCGTCACCCATGGATACACAATCATCTCCGGTTTCTATGACCGAGTCAGTTACGTTGATTAGTTTGGAACGTGCTATATGGAGGCCGTCGGTGTTTGGACTGTCGCCGGGTGCAGAAACTGTGAAACGCAGGAACGTGACGTTGTAGCAACCTATCACGTTTACGTGGAAGTTCTTGCTATCCTTAGTGGTCACGTCTTTTATGGTTGAGTTGGTGATGAAGTTGAAGCTCAGGTTCTGTAAGCATTTAGACAAACTTGTTGAACAATGTGCATGATTAAATTAAAGTTGTTTATGGGAtagttttaaaaaagaaaaaacagaAACACACTAAATTAGTTTGTTATATAGATTAAATCGCTTGCAATAAAAAGAATTATGTGTCGTCTGTCTCACCAATGGAAGTTTGACGCAGTTGTTGTTCTTGTGACAATCATTCCTCTTCCAGGCTTCATGTCCTTGGCCGTCGAAGACTCCTCCGCCGGAGAGAGTGAAATTGTCTAGATAATTGATGGTCACCCACTCCCCTTCTTTGTTAGGCATTTGAGTTGGATCCAAAGGAGCTTTCAAAATGCCTTCAACCTTAAGCTCAATAGGAGCCTTGTTAGGCCCAACCAATTTTGCTTGCTTCAAAGACCATGTCCCTTTTGGAATCCAAACTGTGCTTGGAGTTGGTGTTGCACATGCCTCCTTCCAAGCTGCCAACAAAGCCtgcatttattaaaatatatacagATCAGTTTTTATATTGTCTATATAGTCGATTCGTTTTTCGTCGTAAATACCTGACTTATATCTGCTTCCGGTTTGGCACCAAACGTCCTAACGTCGAATACTTTTGTCTGTGCATTGGCAATGCATGTTAAGAATGACAAAAGGAAGAGAATTTTGCAAATGAATGTTTgagtcatttttattttttgtttttgttttttgattttttttttttttgtgtacaaatatatatatgccttTCTTAGAATATTAAGAAAATTTATAGCGATATTACAAGGTGAAGTTGAAAGCCACAAAACATGCCCTACCATTCATTTAATTTGTATTTGTAGGAGGCTGAGAATATTAATTGGtcgaatatattttatatttaatgggGTCTTCTTTAAGTTATCtaccaaaaaaatattgatagcCTAAAGTTACATAAATTTAAGCCGTTCATTAATTTTTCTAATATAAGATCAGAGTCGTTTTCGTCGGATCAAATCACATTCATCATCCATattatgttaaaaattttaCTTAAGTTAGTGCCAATAGTAAGGTTATAAATTATAggaagtaaaataataataataataataataataataataataataatgcatATTATTATTCTCAATTCAACAGAACAAGAAACAAAGGGTTCCTGTAGATCCCCGTGTACGGTGTACAGTACAGGACAAACCATAGGAATTTTCACCAGGAAATCGCCAAACGGAGGACAGATGTGTTGAATGCATGCATTGCTGCAGCCTGCATACTGCGTACTTCTTTTGATATATATGGTTTTTCTTTATGACGCGGGAACCCCACCGTTATCTTTTGGTGTTAATTGGATAAAtttcggactaacgcaatagtctG
It encodes:
- the LOC140892241 gene encoding exopolygalacturonase-like isoform X6 encodes the protein MATELIVMIFLCYFLEGSALMLSYSSVLLFSIYNSATLSYLGLMHHVILSALALLAAWKEACATPTPSTVWIPKGTWSLKQAKLVGPNKAPIELKVEGILKAPLDPTQMPNKEGEWVTINYLDNFTLSGGGVFDGQGHEAWKRNDCHKNNNCVKLPLNLSFNFITNSTIKDVTTKDSKNFHVNVIGCYNVTFLRFTVSAPGDSPNTDGLHIARSKLINVTDSVIETGDDCVSMGDGLQQVHIQNVMCGPGHGISVGSLGRSTTEEDVVGIYVKNCTFIGTQNGVRIKTWPSAPATLQVTNLEFEDLIMENVTYPIVIDQEYCPYNLCKLDTPSLVKISNVKMGKIRGTTNDPVAVKLICSATKPCENVQVGDIDLKYDGRLGNITTKCNNVKPSLIGKQNPPLCVPDAAKQSA
- the LOC140892241 gene encoding polygalacturonase-like isoform X3 codes for the protein MATELIVMIFLCYFLEGSALMLSYSSVLLFSIYNSATLSYLGLMHHVILSALTKVFDVRTFGAKPEADISQALLAAWKEACATPTPSTVWIPKGTWSLKQAKLVGPNKAPIELKVEGILKAPLDPTQMPNKEGEWVTINYLDNFTLSGGGVFDGQGHEAWKRNDCHKNNNCVKLPLNLSFNFITNSTIKDVTTKDSKNFHVNVIGCYNVTFLRFTVSAPGDSPNTDGLHIARSKLINVTDSVIETGDDCVSMGDGLQQVHIQNVMCGPGHGISVGSLGRSTTEEDVVGIYVKNCTFIGTQNGVRIKTWPSAPATLQVTNLEFEDLIMENVTYPIVIDQEYCPYNLCKLDTPSLVKISNVKMGKIRGTTNDPVAVKLICSATKPCENVQVGDIDLKYDGRLGNITTKCNNVKPSLIGKQNPPLCVPDAAKQSA
- the LOC140892241 gene encoding polygalacturonase-like isoform X9, encoding MHHVILSALALLAAWKEACATPTPSTVWIPKGTWSLKQAKLVGPNKAPIELKVEGILKAPLDPTQMPNKEGEWVTINYLDNFTLSGGGVFDGQGHEAWKRNDCHKNNNCVKLPLNLSFNFITNSTIKDVTTKDSKNFHVNVIGCYNVTFLRFTVSAPGDSPNTDGLHIARSKLINVTDSVIETGDDCVSMGDGLQQVHIQNVMCGPGHGISVGSLGRSTTEEDVVGIYVKNCTFIGTQNGVRIKTWPSAPATLQVTNLEFEDLIMENVTYPIVIDQEYCPYNLCKLDTPSLVKISNVKMGKIRGTTNDPVAVKLICSATKPCENVQVGDIDLKYDGRLGNITTKCNNVKPSLIGKQNPPLCVPDAAKQSA
- the LOC140892241 gene encoding polygalacturonase-like isoform X7 → MQTLVLKHHFNAAACCPTKVFDVRTFGAKPEADISQALLAAWKEACATPTPSTVWIPKGTWSLKQAKLVGPNKAPIELKVEGILKAPLDPTQMPNKEGEWVTINYLDNFTLSGGGVFDGQGHEAWKRNDCHKNNNCVKLPLNLSFNFITNSTIKDVTTKDSKNFHVNVIGCYNVTFLRFTVSAPGDSPNTDGLHIARSKLINVTDSVIETGDDCVSMGDGLQQVHIQNVMCGPGHGISVGSLGRSTTEEDVVGIYVKNCTFIGTQNGVRIKTWPSAPATLQVTNLEFEDLIMENVTYPIVIDQEYCPYNLCKLDTPSLVKISNVKMGKIRGTTNDPVAVKLICSATKPCENVQVGDIDLKYDGRLGNITTKCNNVKPSLIGKQNPPLCVPDAAKQSA